The DNA region atttgggggaattCCTgggcctggggcagggctgtgcctgctgtgccaCACCAGGGCCCCCTCCCAGGGGTGTTCCCACGGGCTGTGCTTGGGTGTGCTTCCTCAGGGAATTGTGGCTGCTGAGATCGGCTTTAGCACCGTAAAAGTGACCAGAAAATACCACCTGTGTGTCAAAAGCGTGAAGGGAAGCATCCCTTtttttattctggaaaaaacTGGATAAAACCATCCAGGTGGGTGTGGGAGGGTCTCAGGCTGATCTCAGGGGTTTGTGGGACCAGAGGATCATCAGGAATCCTCTTGAGCCAGAATTCCCTGATTTATCTCCAGGAACTgatccctgtgtcctgtccccatTCAGGAATCCTCTCCAGCCTAAATTCCCTGATTTATGGAGTTGATCCCTGTGTCCTTTTCCCTGTTCAGGAATCCTTCACAGCCTAAATTCCCTGATTTATGGACCTgatccctgtgtgctgtccccaTTCAGGAATCCTCTCCAGCCTAAATTCCCTGATTTGTGGAATTGATCCCTGTGTGCTTTTCCCTGTTCAGGAATCCTTTCCAGCCTAAATTCCCTGATTTATGGACCTGATCCCTGTGTCCCTCGGGCACATCCCAGTCTGGCCTCACCCCAGCCATTCCCCTGGGGATGCTCCCGCGTTCCCTCAGCAGAGCCGATGGATGGATTTGCCCCTAAACCTCCCGCATGCCGGGGCCTGGGGACGcgcagggaagggagggatgctGGGCTGGATCCAGGGAATGTTTAATCCCGGTGCCCGTGGCCTCCGAGGCAGCGATCCTCAGGTTTCCCTGCCTGTGGAATgagcctgctgccctggcacagctcatgCATTTTAGATGATGCTCTCCGGGTTGTGTTCTCCTCTCTCCGGGAAGCTGCAGCATGAGACGGCAGGAATTGAATCCAGGGATTGCTCTGGCCTCACCTGGGCGCCTCAGGCCTGGCTTaaagctgctctggagctggcaAAAATTAATGGCATTAAGGCCAATTTTCTAATTTCGGGCTTCCTGGTGATAACAGAATGGGAGAGCATCGAGCCTATGGAAAACGAGTGGGAACAGGCAGGATGCTTCAGTGCCTTGCTGGAATTGGGGGGTTTCACCTCTTCCAGCTGCCACTTTTTGTGCATTTAACTAATTCTCAACATTTTTGGTGGATGTGAGCATTGCCAAGGAACAAAACATTAATCAGGGTGCTTTTTCCAGCCCAAAAGGAGTAAAAATGGCACGCTCTGACAAAGTGAGATTTCCCCGCCCTCAGAACTCTTCTCGCTTAATCAAGAGAAGAAGAAGGTGTTAATTAGCCAGGGCATCTCATTAACACAGCCCAGCTAAggggggcagctcctgcctggcgTTTTCTGGGATATTCCCATCAAATTGTCAATGTAATAAAGCAAAAATCAGCTGAGGTGTGGGCACAGCAAAGCTGAGCACTTCTTGGTGGGCCTTGCCTTTTCCATCTgcattgttatttatttatttgaagatttaaaaaaatcaggctgCATAATTTAGGGATTATGCagtgaaatatatatatataaatatattaatatataaaaataaaatctgctcCAGATCTCTCCTAAGGGCCTGAGATCAGTGAAATACAAATTTGTGATGTGCTGAGAGGTTTTCCAGGTGAGAAAAGACAGCCAAGCTCGAGATGATTCAGTCCCACAGCGGTTACACTTTATTTATCGTGGCTCCAGACTGAAAATCAGGTTTATTTTTGAACTTTAGCCCTGTAAACTCTCGGTTCTGAGCTTTGAAGTGTGCTTTGTGTTTTAAGTGGGATTCCCCTcgagcagcagcctcaggatgGGGTGGGAGCGTTATCCTGCTTTTTGGGGATTCCTTGCTTACAGTTCTCTTTGATTGGGGTTGAAAATTTCCTTGCAACTCCTttgttttcccctcattttGGTCCTGATTTGTCCACTCGTTGTGTGTGTTAAACCTGGTTTTTACTGTCTTTGAGCCTGGCTTAACATCTTTCTTCAACTTGGGGTTTACggcaaagcatttttattttttgaaccCCATTTTTACACCCTTTTAAACTTGGGGAGATGAAaattctctctgctctgcacctcCAGGGCCGTTCTCCTTAATTCTTTTGCACCTTGATGGAATTGGGGTTCCAAAAGGATATTTTAATTAATGGCACAATAATTTCTGCAGTTCAGGGGCGACTGCCAGGCACTGCCTTGTGCATTCTTACCCTGGCAGATTTTGCAGGAATTTCTGAGCTctgaaaatcctgctttttctcagtggggatttctttttctttccccgACACAAATTTTAACACAGAGTTTGCAAATGTGAGGAGCCCCTGGAATTCCAGTGGAATTCTGTGTGCACACTGAAACATCTCCCTGGTTTTAGGTCATTAATCTCTCCTCGTCTCCATCCACACTACTGGGAGATGAGATCAAATCTTGAATAAATCAACTGCTTCCAGAAGAGATTTCAGATTAGTCCCAAATCTTTGGGTTTAAACCAAGCACATTCCCAAATCTATGGGGTTAAATTGAGCAGAGGCAAAAATCTTTGGGGTTAAACTGAGCACAGTCCCAAATCTTTAGGTTTAAACTGAACACAGTCCCAAATCTTTGGGGTTAAACTGAGCACAGTCCCAAATAGTTGGAGTTAAACTGAGCACAGTCTCAAATTGTTGGAGTTAAATCAAGCACAGTCCCAAATCTTTAGGTTTAAACAGAGCATGGTCCCAAATCTTTGTGATTAAACTGAACACAGTCCCAAATCTCTGGGGTTAAACAGAGCACAGTCCCAAATCTTTGTGATTAAACCTAGCACAGTCCCAAATCTTTGGGGTTAAATCGATCACAGTGCCCAGTCTGTGGGGTTAAACCAAGCGCAGTCCCGTGAGCCGGGCCTGAGCCAGGCTCTGGTTTTGGGTGGGTTTAGTTGGGTGtctctggagcaggagctgagccgGGTGCGCTGCACAGGACAAGCCCAAGAaaggcagggccaggctctggCAGCGCCTGCCAGCCCGGGATCTGCCCAGTGTCACCCACTCCGTGCTGGCACAGCCGTGGAATTCACCAACAGTGCCCGAAGGCAGCAacactgccctgcccagctcccctgggctgcagcctcgGGAATAATTCAccttttcccccccatttttgttattttttttaagcatgcctgctgcctgtgcagcccctggctgggtGTGACCATGGGCAGTGGCCCTCTTCACTCgctcactgctgctgtttgtgagtggctaaaaatgcaaaatattaattCAGAACTGCCTTTggtaatttaaatatttgttaatTTATATATGGAGGCTGTTTGTCATCCCAGGGAGTGCTGGTCAGTGGGGTCAGGGTTTGCTGGACATAGGGGTCAGGGAGTGCTGGTCACTGGGGTCAGGGAGTGCTGGCCAGTGGGGTTGTGGTCATTGGTCACTGGGGGCTGTGGCCATTAGGGGGCTGTAGCTGTGGTCaccaggggctgtggctgtggtcaCTGTGGCTGTGGCCATTAGGGAACTTTGGCTGTTGGTCACAGGGGGCTGTGGTCATTCTGGTCACTGGGAGCTGTGGCCATTagggtgctgtggctgtggtcaCTGGGGACTGTGGCCATTAGAGGGCTGTGGTCACTGGGCGCTGTAGCTGTGGTCACTGTGGCTGTGGTCACTGTGGCTGTGGCCATTAGGGGGCTGTGGTCATTGGTCGCTGTGGCTGTGGCCATTAGGGGGCTGTGGCCATCAGGGGGCTGTGGCCATCAGGGGGCTGTGGCCATTGGTCACTGGGGGCTGTGGCCATCAGGGGGCTGTGGCCATTGGTCACTGGGGGCTGTGGCCATTAGGGGGCTGTGGCCATTGGTCACTGGGGGCTGTGGCCATCAGGAGGCTGTGGCCACTCTGGCCGTGGTTTCCTGCCCCTGCAGGATTTGCTGGCGCTTTCTCAGTGCAGAGCCCCTCTGTGCGGGGCTGCCCGGCTGCGGAGTCCCTGATCCCATGAGTTCAGCAATCAGGGAATTTGAGGTTaatctttttaaatttcaggtATTCCTGTAGCCCTTCCTTGCAGCTCCAGCCCGGCTGCTCTTCAGCAGGACTGTGGCAGCAAGGGGCACTTGCTGTGTTTTGGGGACCCTTGGGTGTTTTTCCTGCCCAAAGGATCCTTTAGGATGCACCCCTAGTGTCGATGTCATTGTGCAGCTCTTTGTTGTCTGTGGCCAAATGAGGGACAGGGCATTAAATGCTGTTTAATGAGTGCTCCAAATCCACATTTCCATTTCTAAACCTCACTGATTTGTCTCTCATCCTAAAATAAGCCACGAATGtgagggcagggatggcacaaTCCGAGGAGAGGGGTGACATACTCGGAGTTTTCCTGGTGTGACACTGTCCCTCCCCAcgctgctgccccagcacagcaccaggacGGGTTTTGCTGCATAATCTGTCTGGCCAGCTGTGTCCTAATCCTGCAGTTTTAGGAGGGGCCTGGGGGAAGGGCCTGGTGTTGAGGCACTGCCATTCTCCTAAATATCTTTGGAAATAGGATTGAAGGACAATTTAGTGCGTGTGTGCTCCCAGCGGGGCTCTGAGGCGGGTAAGTATGGGAGGATTTAGGATATCCATAATAAGGATTTTGTGGCCTGAGCACGGATgtcagcccagcagctctgtccacagtgggggcactgctggggctcctctgcGGGTTCCTAACAAAACAACCCTTTGGCCTGGGAGTGTTCATTCCACTGCAATTCCCTCTTTCCCGAAGCTGGGGTGATCAGCTCCTCCAGGAAAACAGGTCACTGGTATCCTGGGGaattccctgccctggaagTCCTAAATAGATGGGAGAGGGggtcagagcagagctgacagcTGCCACAGGTTTGGGATTTTACCCCCCGTGCCCCCGTGGGTGGGTCAGGGAAAGAaacctctgcagggagcagatcCCTGACCAGGAACACGGAACCCTGGCACACCCTGAGCCTCCCAGGGCTGAGAGGGGCCTGGGAATGCCCCggtggggctgtgcagctgcagctgcccggggagggagcagcagcagtgctgggagttccctgccctgcagccccgcCCTGCAGCCCTGTTCTGGGTGCCGTGgatgtccccaggctgtgtcactgctgatAGTGGGTGTCCTCAGGCTTTGTCACTGCCCGTGCCGTGGGTGTCCCCAAGCCGTGTCACTGCCAATGCCATGGGTGTCCCCAAGCCATGTCACTGCTGACACCAGGTGTCCCCAAGCCATGTCACTGCCCATGCCGTGGGTGTCCCCAAGCCGTGTCACTGCCGACACCGGGTGTCCCCAAGCCGTGTCACTGCTGACAccaggtgtccccaggccgtgtccctgcccatgccgTGTCTCTAACTGTGATTTCTGCCCCGCTGCTTTGTTGTGTGTGAGCTCTGTTGTTTTCTGCCGCTCTGTCACTGCGTTtctgctgcccctccctgcagccgGGTTTGTCAAGTCGCCCATGTCAGAAACTAAGCTCACGGGGGACGCCTTTGAACTGTACTGTGATGTGGTTGGGAACCCCACTCCAGAGATCCAGTGGTGGTATGCGGAGGTCAACCGCGCTGAGGCTTTCAAACAGCTGTGGGATGGCGCTCGGAAGCGCCGTGTCACCATTAACACTGCCTACGGGGCCAATGGGGTGAGTGTGCTGAGAGTAACCCGCCTTACCTTGGAAGACTCTGGGACTTACGAGTGCAGGGCCAGCAACGATCCCAGGAGGAATGACTTGAGGCAAAACCCCTCCATTACGTGGATTCGAGCCCAGGCTACTATAAGCGTCCTGCAGAGTGAGTCCGGCCCCCGGTAGTGGCCCTGTAGTGTCTAGAGGCAGTGTGGTGACCCCGCCCCGTGTCCCCGCCCTGTGCCGCCCCGTGCTGTGCTCCCGCCCCGcgggctgctcctccctgtaGTGCTGTCCCCGTGTGCCACCCGTGTCTCCTGTCCTTAGGACCACAGCACGTGGGGAAACCTCGGGATGTGTGTTAGAGCTTCGTGTGAGACCAGCCCGCTGTGGGATTTGTGTGTGTTCCCTCCTCCCCTTAGTGCTGTAGGAAGTTTCCAGCCTCCCTGGCTTCTCCACCAGTGCCTTTCTCTTTGATTTCCGTGTTCTTCCCAGCTCTAACcgtttttattttgatttcttctgtTCTCATGGAATTTCTGGGAATGCCTCCTCACCTGGTTTTGGTTACATATGTGCCTCTGGATAAACCCTTCCCTTTCAGTTCCACGTGACCTTTCGTGTTTGGATTTTTCCGTGAAGTCCTggtgtttcttttccttcctggccagcagcatgtTCCCAAGGAATTCTctgatgcagcagcactgaggagatgcagcctgtgggaggaggggggaatgTCCTCCCCAGCTCTGAACCCAAACCTGAGCTCAGTGACTCCCcgcagggcacagggagcagaaagcCCTGAGAGCAGAGGCTCTGCTGGGCCCAGAATTGCTTTTTGTTCTCCATTGTGACAAAGCTCTCCTGCCTTCACTTTGCTTTTCTCCCCAGGCGGATTTGGGGGTTCATGTGGTCACATTCAATACAGAATTTTGGGCCAGATGTGACACTTGTTTTTGCCTAAGGAAATGGCAGCTGAGTCACAGGTAGAGGGAGTTAAATCTGCAGTGTGCAGGTACAGGAGAGGTGATTTCAGTTTTAGGTGATTTCTCAGTCTCCTCAGCTGACAGAAGAGCAGAGCAAAAGTGTGGTCTtgctcctgtgctccctgcacagATCACCTTTAATGCCCTCCTGGGTACAAGATACCAATTCTGTATTTGTATCTGGATTATTAATTTGGGTACCTTGAAAAAACGCCCCCTAAAGCTGTCCCCAAAGCCTGGTGCTGCCGTGGGCACTGCTGGATCAGAGACCTTCCCTCAGGAGATGGAAACAGCATTGGTGCACGTGCACAAATGGATGGTGACCCCTGAAATGGATGGtgtgcagtgactgcagtgTTGGGTGGCCCCGggtccctggagctgctcagcctcagcccagccctCTCCCCTGCCGCGTCCTTTGGGCTCCCAAAGGACTGGAATGCTTGCAtggcctgcagcagcagcgctgccaTCCTGGAATGATCCTGCCCTGGGACAAACCTGGAAACGTGTCTGCTAGGGCGTGCAGTGTGCCCCGGAGGGCCTGCCGTGGGACAGAGCCTGCCGtgggacagagccctgctggtgggcacagccaggctttgGGTCCAGCTGCTGAGAGGACGCGTCCCTGTGGGAAGGGGCTTTCCCTCCCCCAGCCCGTgcacggagctgctgcagggactgaAGCTCAGCCTCTCCCCCCCTCCATTAACTTTGTTACttacactgctgctgctgctgaccgGAGCTGCCTGCCcggctcctgcccagctccatccGCCGGGACGGCGCTGCTGCTGTACCTGGAGGGTGCCTCAAACCCTGACTGCCTTTCCCTGTGAGCTGGGACA from Prinia subflava isolate CZ2003 ecotype Zambia chromosome 15, Cam_Psub_1.2, whole genome shotgun sequence includes:
- the LOC134558375 gene encoding uncharacterized protein LOC134558375; the protein is MGEGVRAELTAATGLGFYPPCPRGWVRERNLCREQIPDQEHGTLAHPEPPRAERGLGMPRWGCAAAAARGGSSSSAGSSLPCSPALQPCSGCRGCPQAVSLLIVGVLRLCHCPCRGCPQAVSLPMPWVSPSHVTADTRCPQAMSLPMPWVSPSRVTADTGCPQAVSLLTPGVPRPCPCPCRVSNCDFCPAALLCVSSVVFCRSVTAFLLPLPAAGFVKSPMSETKLTGDAFELYCDVVGNPTPEIQWWYAEVNRAEAFKQLWDGARKRRVTINTAYGANGVSVLRVTRLTLEDSGTYECRASNDPRRNDLRQNPSITWIRAQATISVLQSESGPR